The Limosilactobacillus panis DNA segment GCTGCCGTTCTAACAACTAGCGGTCGTCAGTGAACGTAAAACACCAGGTGGGTGGGATGCCCATTACTTAACTATAAGAGAGGTGAAGAAAATGGCATACGAAGCGATTCCCGAAGAATTACGCAAGTTAAAACAGTGGGGAATCTTTCATCGTATCTGGGTAGAGAAACGACATAAGTATACAAAGATACCTCTCAATCCTTGGAATGGGAAAGACGGTAAATCTAATGATTCCAGTACATGGTCTGATTTTGATACAGCATTAAGGGCCATTGATAAATATCCGCAAGCAGACGGATTAGCATTCTATTTTGCTAATGGTTATGTGGGACTAGATATTGACCACATTGCTGACGAACTAGAAAAGGTAAAAGAAGGGGACAACGACCCCGAGAATTATGTTAATAAAGCCCATCAGCTAACCAAGGGTAGCTATATGGAAATATCCATGTCTGGCGAAGGTATTCACTGCATTTTCAAAGGTAAAATACCGGGCAATCGTCGGCGTAAAGGTAACTATGAAATGTACCAATCTGGTCGTTTCTTCGCTTTGACAGGAAATACCTTGAATAACCACCCAGCGATTAAATCACTGGACCACGAAGAAATGGCGAAACTGTATACTCATTATTTCGGTAATGACAAGGTAATGCCATTTCCTCAGAACTCTCCACAAATTACTACGAATGACCTATCACTGGATGAAGTCGTTTCAAGAGCGGAAAAATCATCAAGCGGCAAGCGTTTCAAGATGTTCATGGAAGGTGGCTGGGAAGATTTCTATCCCAGTCAATCTGAAGCTGATATGGCGTTTGCTAATGACCTAGCATTTTGGACTGGCCGTGATTTCAATCAAATGGATACTATCTTTCGTGAATCAAGCTTAATGCGTCCCAAGTTTGATAGCAAACGTGGAAAAACCACTTATGGAATTGCCTTACTAAATAAAGCTATCAATGAAACATCGGATGTGTTTAACCCACATGGTAAGCCAGAGTTTAATTATGATTTATCTTTTCTCAACAATGACAAATCTGCAAAGAAACATCCCCAACGTTCATGGGATGATATGGGAAATGCTGAACGCTTTATGGACATGTACGGTGACAACTTTAAGTATTCGTATATCGATAAATGCTTCTATTACTACAACAACTCTTACTGGGAGCCAGACCAAACTGGTATTGTTGAGAAATGTGCTGATAGTGTAATCAGCAATATGAAAAACGAAGTGCTTAACATTGCACCGGGTGTTGATGAAGAGGAAGTCGAAAAGAAATGGCAAAAATTCCTCGCTAAATCGAGAAGCAACCGGAGTAAGAAAAACATGCTTGAAGAAGTTAAACACCACATACCAGTCCTCCACGATCAGTTTGACAAGGAAATTATGCTACTGAATACCAAGTCAGGCTATGTGGACTTAAACAGTGGCGTTTTATATGATCATGATCGTGAAAAAATGTTTAGTCAACAAACAGCTTCAGAATATACCGACAATATTGATTGTCCAGAATGGGATGAATTTCTTCATCAGATCTTTAATGATAATGAAGAATTAATCCATTACATTCAAAAAGCGGTTGGCTATTCAGCTACCGGATCGGTCAAAGAACAAGTGATGTTTATTTTGTACGGTAACGGACGAAATGGTAAATCGGTTTTCATTAATACGATTGCTGATATTTTAGGAACTTACGCTGAAACCATGAATGTTAGTTCCATTATGGTCAAGAACAATAGTGGTGCTAACTCTGACATTGCACGTTTAGAGGGAGCAAGATTGGTTATTTCTAGTGAAGCTAACGAAGGTAGTCGATTAGATGAAGGACTGCTAAAGCAATTAACCGGTGGTGACAAAATTGTTGCTCGTCACCTCTACGGTAATGAATTTGAGTTTAATCCTGAATTTAAATTGTGGATGGCAACCAACCATAAGCCATTAATTCGTGGAACAGACGAAGGCATCTGGCGGCGAATCATGTTAATTCCATTTACTGTACAAATTCCAAAAGAGAAAGTTGATAAAGACCTAAAGTACAAATTGCAACGTGAAGGTGCAGGTATTCTCAATTGGATTGTACAAGGGGCAATGATGTGGCAAACCGAAGGACTAAATCCCCCGGAAATTGTTACAAAAGCCAGTCAAGAATACAAAGACGAAATGGATGTCATTTCTTACTTTATTTCCGAAAAATGTGAAGTTGGGGATGAATACAGGGCACCAGCTGGAGAACTATTTAACGTATATCGTGAATGGGCAAACGAATCCGGTGAATATTCAATGCCTAAGCAAAAGTTTGGAAGAGAGATGCGGAAGAAATTCAAATATAAGAAAAGTGGAAATCGTTATTATCTTGGTTTACAGATTAGGCGAGATTCACGAACTAATTTTTTGAATAACGCTTGATTATGTTTTGGGCAGATAAGACGGGCGGATAAATAAAACCCGCGATCCCTTGGGGCTCTAGTATTTATCTTTACTTTTTTCTTATGGGCGGATAAAGAAAGTAAAAGTATATATATAAAATAAAAAAAGATATATATAAAACTCTTTAAAAAAATGTCCGCCCATGTGGTTAAAAAGTAGTTCAAACCCTTGATATACAAGGAATGGAGCAAGCAATATGTCTGCCCAAACTGTCCGCCCAAAATTGAGTCAGTGACCAGAGACTACCGGACAGGTGAGATGTCCGTGTGGAGGAATAAAATGAAAACTAAAACGATTAAAGAATTGCAGCAGCTCAGTGATGAGGAACTGAAACAATTAGCATTGCAACGACACAAGACTGGTCGAAAAAAATCAACTACAACTGCATTGCGAGCACAGTTAGTGCTATGGCAACGAGCCGGAAGACCATTTCAATCTGAAGCACATTGGCTTCGTGATCACACAGAAACAGGGGTTCATTTTTAATGTTAAGCGAACATTCAATACAATCAGCCATTATGGTGGCCGTATCGAAACACCAGTGTACAATATTTCGAAGTAACGTGGGCAAGGTTAAAACCGCTGACGGGCGTTGGTTTGATACTGGACTACCAAAGGGACACCCTGATTTGTACTGTTTTAAGTGGTCAAACGGAAAAATTTGTTACATCGAAGTGAAAAACGAAAAAGGTCGATTAAGGCAAGACCAGATTCGTTTTCACAAGATGCTAACGAAACATCACATAATCCATTGCTGTGCAAGAAGTGTGGATGATGCTATTAAAACTATTGACGAAGAATTAGTCGGCTATGGTTATCCTGACTGGAGGGCGTAATTATGAAGAACTTTATACACGGGAGGTAAGCGAAGATGATTTATCCAAAGACAATTAGGGGCTATAAAGCAACTCCTCATAAAATTGTCAGGAACATTGATGGCGAATGGTATGAATCAAGACCAACTAAGGAAATCTGGCCCGCAGGTAGCGATGTACCTGATGTTAATGGCGAATACGATGGTGGTTATGATTGTGCATATCGGTGGTTTCCAATTGGCAAAGATTATCCAAAAGGCGAATGGTATGAAATTAAGCATAATCTATATGGCTGGGAAACAGATTTAAAACCTGGCCAAAAGCCTTTAAGTGCATATTACTGGCATATAGGGGAACCTGAACCAACCTTTCACGAATACAAACATGTTGACGGAATTCTAAAGCACGTTAAAACAACGTATAAAGAGTTGCCTTTTTAGGGGGTCAGCGAAGATGAAGATTAAGGAATTTATCGAAAAAATAAACGAACATGATGGAATGCGGGCTAAAGATGTCGAAAAAGGAATTGTAATTGGCACGCCAAATAATATGGGCATTTTTTCCATTCCAGAAGATGCAACCAACTTTATTGAAATTGATACGTGGGCAACAAGCAATAGTCTGTATTGGAAGAAGGCAGATCGTGAGTATTTATCAGCATTGATTGAAGAATTCCTTCATACGCCCGTTAAGGAACGGTTTCCTGAAAGGAAATATTATTTATGCGTGTTTCCGAAAAAAGAAGCGTTGAAACAGCGTGGAGAAAGTGAAGCAATATGGGTAAACCAAATTGGAAGTTTTGATGACGGTTTCCGTATCGACTATGGACCCAAAACAGCATTTACTGAAAAAACGTTAAACACTATTAAAGAATCGTTACCATTCATTGCATTGGCAATTGATGCGATGAAGATACCTGTGGAGGATAACTAATGACTGATAAACAACTAACTAGCCTGTTCTTGTTTGGTGGTCGGTGCATGTATCATGGCCAGTACGTTAACGTGATTGGTAAGAACGACTTGACTAATACCTTTACTTTACAGGTACAGAACAATACGAAGGTCATCTCCGATGTTTTGCCTGGTGAATGCAAGGAGGTGGACGAATGATGACTGATTATGTTAATAAATACGATATATGTCAAGTCCTTAACCGGCTTGAAACTCGCTTAGGCGATGAATTTATGAAGTCGCGGTGTTGCCGACTTGAAGATGCGTTATCTATGTCTGACCCTGACATGAAAATTATTCTGAAATTTCGTAAAGCGGCAACTGATCGGAAAGATTACCCGGTTGGAAAACAGCTTATCAGTAAACGCGATATGATTTTTAAGCAGTTGCAGGCGGGCTGGAACCTCTATGAAATGTGCAGATCACAGGGTTGTACTACGCAAACAATGCGAAATTATATTTACAGTGATTTGGGATTGTCAGAGATATATAAAGAAGCTAAGGCTTACCAGCTATCGTCAGCTAAAAGGAAACGAATCCAACAGATGTATTTTGACTATCATCTTTCAGCAAAAAACATTTCAGTTTTACTGCAGGTGCCAATTCGAGTGGTCATGCTATGCGTACGGAGGAGAAAAAACTATGAAAGAAATCTTTCATGATGTCAGTCACGATGTCGAGGTGACGGCTCATATTAATAAGCAAAAAAGTTTAGTCTACA contains these protein-coding regions:
- a CDS encoding phage/plasmid primase, P4 family, with product MAYEAIPEELRKLKQWGIFHRIWVEKRHKYTKIPLNPWNGKDGKSNDSSTWSDFDTALRAIDKYPQADGLAFYFANGYVGLDIDHIADELEKVKEGDNDPENYVNKAHQLTKGSYMEISMSGEGIHCIFKGKIPGNRRRKGNYEMYQSGRFFALTGNTLNNHPAIKSLDHEEMAKLYTHYFGNDKVMPFPQNSPQITTNDLSLDEVVSRAEKSSSGKRFKMFMEGGWEDFYPSQSEADMAFANDLAFWTGRDFNQMDTIFRESSLMRPKFDSKRGKTTYGIALLNKAINETSDVFNPHGKPEFNYDLSFLNNDKSAKKHPQRSWDDMGNAERFMDMYGDNFKYSYIDKCFYYYNNSYWEPDQTGIVEKCADSVISNMKNEVLNIAPGVDEEEVEKKWQKFLAKSRSNRSKKNMLEEVKHHIPVLHDQFDKEIMLLNTKSGYVDLNSGVLYDHDREKMFSQQTASEYTDNIDCPEWDEFLHQIFNDNEELIHYIQKAVGYSATGSVKEQVMFILYGNGRNGKSVFINTIADILGTYAETMNVSSIMVKNNSGANSDIARLEGARLVISSEANEGSRLDEGLLKQLTGGDKIVARHLYGNEFEFNPEFKLWMATNHKPLIRGTDEGIWRRIMLIPFTVQIPKEKVDKDLKYKLQREGAGILNWIVQGAMMWQTEGLNPPEIVTKASQEYKDEMDVISYFISEKCEVGDEYRAPAGELFNVYREWANESGEYSMPKQKFGREMRKKFKYKKSGNRYYLGLQIRRDSRTNFLNNA
- a CDS encoding VRR-NUC domain-containing protein, with protein sequence MLSEHSIQSAIMVAVSKHQCTIFRSNVGKVKTADGRWFDTGLPKGHPDLYCFKWSNGKICYIEVKNEKGRLRQDQIRFHKMLTKHHIIHCCARSVDDAIKTIDEELVGYGYPDWRA